One Bacillus sp. FJAT-52991 genomic region harbors:
- a CDS encoding PAS domain S-box protein, with product MNKLSMNTKEIELTAKWFTTVTNDLLLLLNQEGQIEYINPSFERAVQYSLSEIKNKSYLTLVHDQDREHTLEHMELLKKDQFIPFINRHKRKDGTYYRLHWVMAAISESGYTQAVARPIEYSNNDGKAISARTWYNSFYDYSGEAAHMFDLEGRVIAVNTAFEKLFGWTAEEMVGEILQIIPPDRQYEFDQAKEQVLNGSRIVNFQTFRMKKDGTVFPVSVTYSKICDDEGKIVALSAIVKDLTELVNTQKILEQQSEFMIEQEKLLHNISDNINEIVGLYDIQMGKYLYISPSYERVWGSDLQELYKDSNAIFDTIYAEDIHKARVFFQTPCDSAKELEYRIVTNSGEVKWMRTKMTPVKDNDGTVIRHLSISQDISTLKETEQLIKKSDKLGVVGQLAAGIAHEIRNPLTAVKGFLQLLNQETKTKYADIILTELERIEFIMNEFLMLAKPHEEMKMEEKSVTDVLKEVITFMSPEAILNQVEIITEFTDKPLMVICEEKQLKQVFINLIKNAIEAISSGGQIVVRTMIKSNGFICIEVEDNGVGISKERVERLGEPFYSSKEKGTGLGLMVSFKIIENHNGTVEISSEEGHGTTVKILLPIVK from the coding sequence GTGAACAAATTAAGTATGAATACGAAAGAAATTGAGCTAACAGCGAAATGGTTCACTACGGTAACCAATGATTTGTTACTTTTATTAAATCAAGAAGGACAAATTGAATACATAAACCCTTCCTTTGAGAGGGCGGTCCAATATTCTTTATCCGAAATTAAGAATAAGAGTTACTTAACGCTTGTTCATGACCAAGATCGAGAACACACACTTGAACATATGGAACTATTAAAAAAAGATCAGTTTATACCATTCATTAACCGACATAAAAGGAAGGATGGTACATATTATCGTTTACATTGGGTTATGGCGGCCATTTCCGAAAGCGGTTACACCCAAGCTGTAGCTCGTCCAATTGAGTATAGTAACAACGATGGAAAAGCGATTTCCGCTCGTACATGGTATAACTCCTTTTATGATTATTCAGGGGAAGCAGCTCATATGTTTGATCTTGAAGGCCGAGTCATCGCTGTCAACACAGCCTTTGAAAAATTATTTGGATGGACAGCAGAAGAGATGGTTGGTGAGATATTACAAATTATTCCGCCAGATAGACAATATGAATTTGATCAAGCGAAAGAACAGGTCCTAAACGGTAGCCGGATAGTTAATTTTCAAACATTTCGAATGAAGAAAGACGGAACTGTTTTCCCTGTTTCTGTGACTTATTCTAAAATTTGTGATGATGAAGGCAAAATTGTCGCTCTTTCCGCAATCGTAAAAGATTTAACAGAGCTGGTCAACACGCAAAAAATCCTTGAACAGCAAAGCGAATTTATGATCGAGCAAGAGAAATTACTTCATAATATTTCGGATAATATTAATGAAATTGTTGGTCTGTATGATATTCAAATGGGCAAATATTTGTATATCAGTCCTTCTTATGAAAGAGTATGGGGATCTGATTTACAAGAGCTATACAAGGATTCAAATGCCATATTTGATACGATTTATGCAGAGGATATTCATAAAGCTCGAGTTTTTTTTCAAACTCCTTGTGACTCGGCTAAAGAATTAGAATATCGCATAGTGACTAACAGTGGAGAAGTAAAGTGGATGCGTACAAAAATGACACCAGTAAAGGATAACGATGGAACGGTTATTCGACATCTCAGTATTTCTCAAGACATATCAACATTAAAAGAAACCGAGCAATTAATAAAGAAATCCGATAAACTCGGTGTTGTTGGCCAGCTTGCTGCTGGAATTGCTCATGAAATAAGGAATCCATTAACAGCTGTCAAAGGCTTTCTGCAATTATTAAATCAAGAAACGAAAACGAAGTATGCTGATATTATTCTTACTGAACTTGAACGAATTGAATTTATAATGAATGAGTTTTTAATGCTAGCTAAGCCTCATGAAGAAATGAAAATGGAAGAAAAAAGTGTCACGGATGTGTTAAAAGAAGTGATTACCTTTATGAGCCCTGAAGCGATCTTAAACCAAGTGGAAATCATTACAGAATTTACAGATAAGCCATTGATGGTGATTTGTGAGGAAAAGCAATTAAAGCAAGTATTTATTAATTTAATCAAAAATGCCATAGAGGCGATATCTTCAGGTGGACAGATTGTTGTTCGAACGATGATAAAGTCAAATGGATTTATTTGTATAGAGGTAGAGGACAATGGAGTTGGTATTTCCAAAGAGAGAGTGGAACGGCTAGGTGAACCTTTTTATTCTAGTAAGGAAAAGGGGACAGGTCTAGGATTGATGGTTAGCTTTAAAATCATTGAAAATCACAATGGAACCGTTGAAATTTCTAGTGAAGAAGGTCATGGAACAACGGTCAAAATATTGTTGCCGATTGTGAAATAA
- a CDS encoding cation acetate symporter, with translation MMQTLLEPKYLFTFILMGTIIYITYLSKKSSSASDFFVGGRSFGWFTNGSAIAGDYLSAATFLGLAGLTFSIGYDGAFYTFSFSIGLTLLAIFVAGPLRRFGAYTVADFVAYRFHSKRARLVAVLVVLSISGFYAAPQLLGAAQILSMFFGTSYEFGIIFTCSVMILYVGIGGMKGTTLNQALELWIRLGSFVIMVGAAIYGGLHYQKILEAITEFSGTIANTAQFTQDGKNVAVDGQAWSTSGVLTPNFLHTLSLVIGLSLGTIGLPHILLRFYTNPSAKAARKSALMAIGIASVFFLFAVYLGVVGRALFIEGNVSPEVMKNLITGGDNMVVPSIAEALGGKWLLGLVIAGAFAAIFSNLSGLFIASSGALAHDLYASFSKKELTQKQRVMAGKVSIVILGVLYGALGLLVKEASIGHLVALAFTVAASTFTPIFLFGIWWRGMTEKGAIAGLLVGLAVSMFMIFFASALPPALQFKVPGIVTVPIGFLTVYIVSKLDRQVPKDVNLFMKKVHSKQSEVA, from the coding sequence ATGATGCAAACATTACTAGAGCCTAAATATTTATTTACTTTTATCTTGATGGGTACAATTATTTATATTACGTACTTGTCGAAAAAGAGTTCTAGCGCCAGTGATTTCTTCGTTGGTGGCCGGTCATTCGGTTGGTTTACAAATGGTTCCGCCATCGCTGGCGACTACTTAAGCGCCGCAACGTTCCTAGGACTAGCTGGTTTAACCTTTTCCATCGGTTATGATGGGGCTTTCTATACGTTTAGCTTTTCAATTGGATTAACGCTTCTTGCAATATTCGTTGCTGGTCCGTTGAGAAGATTTGGCGCTTATACAGTGGCTGATTTCGTTGCCTATCGCTTCCACAGTAAACGAGCTCGTTTAGTAGCCGTGCTCGTCGTCCTTTCGATCTCTGGCTTCTATGCTGCTCCACAGTTGCTTGGTGCCGCTCAAATCTTAAGCATGTTTTTCGGCACTTCCTATGAATTTGGTATTATTTTTACTTGTTCTGTCATGATTCTTTATGTCGGAATCGGTGGCATGAAGGGAACGACCCTTAACCAGGCGCTAGAACTATGGATTCGCCTAGGATCCTTCGTGATCATGGTAGGTGCAGCCATTTATGGTGGTCTTCATTACCAAAAAATACTAGAAGCCATCACCGAATTTAGCGGTACGATTGCTAATACAGCTCAATTCACGCAAGACGGTAAAAATGTGGCAGTGGATGGGCAAGCTTGGTCTACTTCAGGAGTACTCACACCTAATTTCTTACACACCTTGTCATTAGTCATTGGTTTATCTTTAGGAACCATTGGTCTACCTCATATTTTATTGCGCTTCTACACAAATCCAAGCGCCAAAGCCGCACGTAAATCTGCATTAATGGCAATTGGTATTGCTAGTGTTTTCTTCTTATTCGCTGTCTACCTTGGGGTTGTAGGAAGAGCTTTATTTATCGAAGGAAATGTAAGTCCTGAGGTAATGAAGAACTTAATTACAGGTGGAGACAATATGGTGGTGCCATCTATCGCTGAAGCCTTAGGTGGAAAATGGTTGCTTGGACTCGTTATTGCCGGTGCCTTTGCCGCGATCTTCTCGAATCTTTCTGGTTTATTTATTGCCAGCTCAGGAGCTCTTGCTCACGATTTATATGCTTCTTTCTCTAAAAAGGAATTAACACAAAAGCAGCGCGTAATGGCTGGAAAAGTTTCAATTGTCATTCTTGGTGTGTTATATGGTGCCCTAGGCTTGTTAGTAAAAGAAGCCTCTATCGGTCACTTAGTTGCTCTAGCATTTACGGTTGCTGCAAGTACATTTACACCGATTTTCCTATTCGGGATTTGGTGGAGAGGGATGACGGAAAAAGGAGCAATTGCTGGTCTTCTTGTCGGACTTGCTGTTTCCATGTTTATGATCTTCTTTGCTTCTGCTCTTCCACCAGCTCTACAGTTTAAAGTACCAGGCATCGTCACTGTACCAATCGGCTTCTTAACTGTTTATATCGTGTCTAAACTAGACCGCCAAGTACCAAAGGATGTCAACTTATTCATGAAAAAAGTTCACTCGAAGCAAAGTGAAGTTGCCTAA
- a CDS encoding ABC transporter ATP-binding protein has protein sequence MEYPLVLENISKSFKDGDSTIHIVKNLSFQAKAGQFTAVIGPSGSGKSTFLSIAGALLSPDSGNIYINNKNITHFTDKEKAQARLTDIGYIFQSSNLVPYLTVKEQLKIVLQMAEKKGSDQNEYIEELLASVGLLSRIKHYPHQLSGGEKQRVAIARAFANDPAIILADEPTASLDPSRSVDIATLIARQAKETNKAAIMVTHDEAVLPLCDEVYRMEAGQLVKV, from the coding sequence ATGGAATATCCACTTGTACTGGAAAATATATCTAAATCGTTTAAAGATGGTGACTCCACCATTCATATTGTTAAAAACTTATCGTTTCAAGCAAAGGCGGGTCAATTCACTGCTGTTATCGGCCCGTCCGGTTCAGGAAAAAGTACCTTTTTATCAATTGCCGGTGCGCTATTAAGCCCTGACAGCGGAAATATTTATATCAATAATAAAAATATTACTCACTTCACTGATAAAGAAAAAGCACAAGCACGGCTGACAGATATCGGGTATATTTTTCAAAGTTCCAATCTTGTTCCTTATTTAACCGTGAAAGAACAACTGAAAATTGTGCTGCAAATGGCGGAAAAAAAAGGCTCTGACCAAAATGAGTATATAGAAGAATTGCTTGCATCCGTTGGTTTACTTTCACGTATCAAGCATTATCCTCATCAGCTATCTGGTGGCGAAAAACAACGGGTCGCAATCGCTCGTGCGTTTGCTAATGATCCAGCCATCATCTTGGCGGATGAACCAACCGCAAGTCTGGACCCGAGCCGAAGCGTTGATATTGCCACTTTAATTGCTCGTCAAGCAAAGGAAACAAATAAAGCGGCAATCATGGTGACACACGACGAGGCCGTCTTACCCCTTTGCGATGAAGTGTATCGCATGGAAGCTGGTCAATTAGTGAAGGTTTAA
- a CDS encoding diacylglycerol kinase family protein produces MYVVLVNPKAGNHQGVKQWEKLEQIFQNENIAYSAFVTESEQETREVVWEFKEKNTVTAFIVIGGDGTVHTAIQDLAGSDIPMAVLPTGSGNDLARALRLTKSPKRLAEALLKQEVRELDVLHVNGNFCLTIAAAGMDAEITHHAARSFYKRWFNFLRIGSLTYVISALFVIPKFKPCHVEIKIDDDKYLAEKVWMVACGNTQSYGGGMKVCPLAHPIDGIIDLVFLHTVSRGTIISRLLPKVYSGKHINKDGVTYLKGRDIQISSDRPLKVIADGEIIGETPVSIRIKPGAIKLIVT; encoded by the coding sequence GTGTATGTAGTGCTTGTCAATCCAAAAGCAGGAAACCATCAGGGAGTAAAGCAGTGGGAGAAATTAGAGCAAATATTTCAGAACGAAAATATAGCTTATTCAGCTTTTGTGACAGAGTCTGAACAAGAGACGCGTGAGGTTGTCTGGGAATTTAAAGAAAAGAATACCGTGACAGCTTTTATTGTGATCGGCGGAGATGGAACTGTCCATACAGCTATTCAGGACTTGGCAGGAAGTGATATTCCGATGGCAGTATTGCCAACAGGGTCTGGTAATGATTTAGCCAGAGCCTTAAGGTTAACAAAAAGTCCAAAAAGGCTAGCTGAAGCCCTTCTGAAACAGGAGGTAAGAGAGCTTGATGTGCTTCATGTGAATGGGAATTTTTGTTTAACAATTGCAGCAGCTGGTATGGATGCAGAAATTACTCATCATGCAGCTCGTTCTTTTTATAAGCGGTGGTTCAACTTTTTGCGGATAGGCTCGCTTACTTATGTGATCAGTGCTTTATTCGTCATCCCTAAATTTAAGCCCTGTCATGTAGAAATTAAAATCGATGATGATAAATATCTCGCTGAAAAAGTATGGATGGTTGCCTGTGGAAACACTCAAAGCTATGGCGGTGGAATGAAGGTTTGTCCGCTCGCTCACCCTATAGATGGGATTATTGACCTTGTATTTTTGCATACAGTAAGTAGAGGAACGATTATAAGTAGACTGTTACCTAAAGTGTATTCAGGCAAGCATATAAATAAGGATGGAGTCACTTATTTGAAAGGAAGAGATATTCAAATCTCAAGTGATCGTCCATTGAAGGTGATTGCAGACGGAGAAATAATAGGGGAAACACCTGTATCTATTCGAATAAAGCCGGGTGCCATTAAACTAATTGTTACATAA
- a CDS encoding AraC family transcriptional regulator: protein MKYKICLSHVNLATYSLLKEWLEEKFKDRLSVIDRAYSDEPIHIKIVQVSQLHDWVKVNRLKKHYDCYYILLLDEEWVNTSPLAIRLQIQSLLLNPVKKSAFFRSINEAIKVLDQQKIALIQVKGKKIISVHKTKMKLNESMEHYMLRRLLHEDVHSESEMMESLSLFNENEFPNTVCYVQGFIHLDSHPINENQAVQLICSNFKQEFQGIVPRVYFLPFRRSLIILFRQTDNICCVKDWKEGRATFEKIVERLLKEYRIQIYIGVGSLYNDPLLLHHSFKESKVARALPPYHEVSLRYFEEISKDPDIKKSTEYIEDHFSEEMTAKDVASHVNLSYSHFIRLFKKETGSTFSEYITFVRLRKSVWMLRYTDKTIEEVSDEVGFNTPNYFSSTFKKVIGITPREFRLTKEIIFV, encoded by the coding sequence ATGAAGTATAAGATATGTCTTTCTCATGTGAATCTAGCCACTTATTCTTTGTTGAAAGAATGGCTAGAAGAAAAGTTTAAAGATCGTCTTTCTGTGATCGATCGAGCTTATTCAGATGAGCCTATTCATATAAAAATTGTTCAAGTTAGTCAGTTACATGATTGGGTTAAAGTGAATCGATTAAAGAAGCATTACGATTGCTATTACATATTGTTGCTTGATGAAGAATGGGTGAACACTTCTCCATTAGCCATTCGCTTACAAATTCAATCTTTATTATTAAATCCAGTCAAAAAATCGGCTTTTTTTCGAAGTATTAACGAAGCAATTAAGGTGCTAGACCAACAAAAAATTGCTTTGATTCAAGTAAAGGGGAAGAAAATTATCTCCGTACATAAAACAAAGATGAAGCTTAATGAATCAATGGAACATTATATGCTAAGAAGGTTGCTGCATGAGGATGTTCATTCAGAAAGTGAAATGATGGAGTCATTATCGTTGTTTAATGAAAATGAATTTCCTAATACGGTCTGTTATGTACAAGGATTTATTCATCTTGACAGTCATCCTATTAATGAAAATCAGGCAGTTCAGCTCATTTGCTCAAATTTTAAACAGGAATTTCAAGGAATTGTTCCTCGGGTATATTTCCTTCCTTTCCGAAGGTCTTTGATTATTTTATTTCGTCAAACAGATAATATTTGTTGTGTGAAGGATTGGAAAGAAGGGCGTGCAACCTTTGAAAAAATTGTTGAACGTCTTTTAAAGGAGTATAGAATTCAAATATATATTGGTGTCGGTTCGCTTTATAATGATCCATTGCTGCTTCATCATTCTTTTAAAGAATCTAAAGTTGCAAGAGCGCTTCCACCGTATCATGAAGTTTCCTTGCGATATTTTGAGGAAATTTCAAAAGATCCCGATATCAAGAAAAGTACAGAGTATATTGAAGATCATTTCTCAGAAGAAATGACGGCAAAAGATGTAGCAAGCCATGTTAATTTAAGTTATTCTCATTTCATTCGATTGTTTAAGAAGGAAACAGGGAGTACATTTTCGGAATATATTACGTTTGTTCGTCTGAGGAAATCGGTTTGGATGCTAAGGTATACAGATAAAACGATAGAAGAAGTATCGGATGAAGTAGGCTTTAATACACCAAACTATTTCAGCTCGACCTTTAAAAAAGTCATCGGAATAACTCCGAGAGAATTCCGATTGACGAAGGAGATTATTTTTGTGTAA
- a CDS encoding ABC transporter permease, giving the protein MFSLSIKEMRFFKLKYLLIAFILFFTASLVFIINGLANGLSLDNASSVVNMKADSFYMKTEAEHRLDRSKISETEALQAQKEHGLEPLGVQMFSLKDRTNNKTIDLTFMGIQEDSALHPKLIEGHTLKKDDQLSIVADESLKEEGIKLGDTLYEETSGLTFTVTGFTSGQTYSHMPVAFINLKSWAALTERNNKVYYNALVAPTGEHAIGKPAKDGQWVPKEDVMKSIPGFEAEQSSLYMMLGFLLVITVFILTAFFYIITGQKMNQFGILKAIGSRNSFLIGTTIIQALLLSMISIGIAAGFAIFMPSFLPEGIPYVIDIANTMMLAGILLAVALIGSLISSFNIVKADPIEAMGRVE; this is encoded by the coding sequence ATGTTCTCACTCTCTATAAAAGAAATGAGATTTTTCAAATTAAAATATTTACTAATCGCGTTTATCTTGTTCTTTACAGCTTCGCTTGTATTTATCATTAATGGATTAGCTAACGGGCTGTCACTTGATAATGCCTCAAGCGTAGTGAATATGAAAGCAGATAGCTTTTATATGAAAACAGAAGCAGAACACCGATTAGATCGATCAAAAATTAGTGAAACGGAAGCTCTTCAAGCGCAAAAAGAACATGGGCTTGAGCCTCTCGGCGTTCAAATGTTCTCTCTTAAAGACAGAACAAATAATAAAACGATAGACTTAACGTTTATGGGAATTCAAGAAGACAGTGCTCTTCATCCGAAACTGATCGAGGGTCACACATTAAAAAAGGATGATCAGTTATCAATCGTAGCCGATGAATCATTAAAAGAAGAAGGAATTAAGCTTGGTGATACGCTTTACGAGGAAACATCCGGACTCACTTTTACCGTCACAGGGTTCACGAGTGGTCAAACATATAGCCATATGCCCGTCGCTTTTATTAATTTAAAGAGTTGGGCTGCATTAACAGAAAGAAACAACAAAGTATACTACAATGCACTTGTTGCTCCAACGGGCGAACATGCGATCGGAAAGCCAGCAAAAGATGGGCAATGGGTACCAAAAGAAGATGTAATGAAGAGTATCCCTGGGTTTGAAGCGGAACAAAGCTCTCTTTATATGATGCTCGGATTCCTACTAGTCATTACGGTCTTTATTTTAACTGCCTTCTTCTACATTATCACTGGGCAAAAAATGAATCAGTTTGGTATTTTAAAAGCAATTGGATCTCGAAATAGCTTTTTAATTGGAACAACCATTATACAAGCGCTGCTGTTATCAATGATCAGCATTGGCATAGCTGCTGGATTTGCTATTTTCATGCCATCGTTTTTACCAGAAGGAATCCCTTATGTCATTGATATAGCCAATACTATGATGTTAGCAGGAATATTATTAGCAGTCGCATTAATCGGATCTCTCATTTCGAGCTTTAACATTGTTAAAGCAGATCCAATTGAAGCGATGGGGAGGGTAGAATAA
- a CDS encoding yteA family sporulation protein: MLTAEKLSAFQSQLMIEKQELEHRLQDHGHFGLERSHPHDSMGELSSYDNHPGDEGTELYEREKDLALNEHEQYELANINRALQAIEEGTYGTCIVCGQDIPMARLEALPSTVYCIEHTPDRTISRHRPVEEEVLTPPFGQFEYDDHPNESVVYDAEDAWQEVANWGTSESPSDFVNSPADYDHMYIESDENIGYVEEYENFVGVDMEGKNLTIYPNKQHERYEEELDEEGIMTSFGDLPPYEREPYTERKRDQ, encoded by the coding sequence TTGTTGACAGCTGAAAAATTATCCGCTTTTCAGTCACAGTTAATGATAGAGAAGCAAGAACTTGAGCATCGACTTCAAGATCATGGTCATTTTGGTCTAGAAAGAAGCCATCCTCATGATTCAATGGGTGAGCTGTCAAGTTATGATAATCACCCTGGGGATGAAGGGACGGAGCTATATGAAAGAGAAAAAGACTTAGCATTAAATGAACATGAGCAATATGAGCTAGCCAATATCAATCGAGCGTTACAGGCGATTGAAGAAGGCACGTATGGAACGTGTATCGTGTGCGGTCAAGACATTCCGATGGCAAGACTTGAAGCATTGCCATCTACCGTTTATTGTATCGAGCATACACCTGATCGAACCATTTCTCGTCATCGACCAGTTGAAGAAGAAGTATTAACCCCGCCTTTTGGACAATTTGAATATGATGATCATCCAAATGAATCTGTTGTTTACGATGCAGAAGATGCATGGCAAGAGGTAGCAAATTGGGGGACGTCTGAATCTCCATCCGACTTTGTCAATTCTCCTGCTGATTATGATCATATGTATATTGAATCGGACGAAAATATCGGATATGTAGAAGAGTATGAAAACTTTGTTGGAGTAGACATGGAAGGGAAAAATCTGACCATTTATCCAAATAAACAACATGAACGGTATGAAGAAGAGCTAGATGAAGAAGGGATCATGACTTCATTTGGGGATTTGCCTCCATATGAGCGTGAGCCTTACACAGAAAGAAAAAGAGATCAGTAA